Genomic DNA from Desulfovibrio desulfuricans:
TTTATCCCAACCAGCTTTCCGGCGGTATGCGCAAACGCGCAGGCCTTGCGCGGGCCATTGTGGCCGAACCACGCATCCTGCTGTGCGATGAGCCGACCTCCGGCCTTGACCCCATCACCGCCGCCCGCATGGATGAACTGCTGCTCGCCATGCGCAGGCAATATACCGACATGTCGGTTGTTGTGGTCAGCCACGATCTGGCCAGCCTGCGGGCCATTGCCGACCACGTTCTGGTACTGGGCGAAGGCCGCGCGCTTTTTTCCGGCTCGCTGGCCGAGCTTGAAGCAAACGATGACCCGTATCTGCGACAATTTTTGTTGCGTGAACCCGGCGACACGCAGGCAGCCATGGGCGAAGCGCCCGATCCTGCAGTGCGGCAGGCCCTTGACCGCTGGCTGGCGTCATAAAAATTGCGCCGCTGCATAATAAACATTGCGATATCCGAGCGATTCGCGATTACCTACTCAACAGTAGGGCTTGAAACTTTGTCATGGCACACTTATACTGAGATTTGATCTTATTGCCGAATTATCTGTGGAGCTACCTGAACCTTATGAGTACTGTTCGTGAAACCGCTGTGGGCCTTTTTGTCCTGTTCGGCCTTGTATGCGTTGCCTACCTGACCATCAAGCTGGGCAAGATGGAAGTTTTCAGCCAGCAGGGCTTTGAACTTTCTGCCAACTTTG
This window encodes:
- a CDS encoding ABC transporter ATP-binding protein — protein: MQAWDIEFRALSVGYGEHVVLRDVNAVLPGGKVSVILGGSGCGKSTLLRHIIGLSRPQAGHVLIGDNDLFALPQKEFRRMRRNMGVLFQDGALLGALSLVQNVTLPLTEHLNLPKKLVREAGLRVLRMVGLEDFADFYPNQLSGGMRKRAGLARAIVAEPRILLCDEPTSGLDPITAARMDELLLAMRRQYTDMSVVVVSHDLASLRAIADHVLVLGEGRALFSGSLAELEANDDPYLRQFLLREPGDTQAAMGEAPDPAVRQALDRWLAS